From Pseudomonas sp. G2-4:
TCCGAAGCATTGTTGGTCGGTCTTTTGCTCAGTGAGCGCTATGCGCCCTGGCTGTTGCTGGGGGTCGCCACGCTCGGCAATGTCTTGGGTTCGCTGGTGAACTGGTGGCTGGGCACACGCTTGGAGCAGTTCAAGGACCGTCGCTGGTTCCCCATCAGCCCCGCCCACTTGGACAAGGCCCGCGTGCACTACCGACGCTATGGACGTTGGTCGCTGCTGCTCAGTTGGGTACCGATTATTGGCGACCCGCTGACCCTGGTGGCAGGCGTCATGGGCGAACCCTGGCGGCGCTTTCTATTGATCGTGACACTTGCCAAGGGTCTGCGTTACGGCGCACTCGCCCTCGCGACCCTGGGCTGGATGGGTTGAACGTTCGCGCCGTTCGGTTGCCTGTGGTTAATGTCGCCATAATCGGGCCGTCCCAGGATCGGCCGGATGCCCAAGGAGAGTTGACCATGTCACATTCCACCGCTCGCTGGTTGCCCAGCCTGTTCCTGACCGCCGCCCTGCCCCTGTATGCCCAGGCCGCCAATCCGCCTGAAGGTCCAGCCTATGGCCCGGAACTCCAGGGGTTCGAATATCCTTAT
This genomic window contains:
- a CDS encoding YqaA family protein, encoding MGEAYIGLFLAAFGAATLLPLQSEALLVGLLLSERYAPWLLLGVATLGNVLGSLVNWWLGTRLEQFKDRRWFPISPAHLDKARVHYRRYGRWSLLLSWVPIIGDPLTLVAGVMGEPWRRFLLIVTLAKGLRYGALALATLGWMG